GTTCGACCGCGACGGCGACGGCGTTGCCGACGGCGACTCGGCGCTGTTCATCCGCACCGAACGCGACGGCGAACATTCCGCCAACGGCATCGTGAAGGGCCCCGACGGCTGGTTCTACATGATCGGCGGCAATGACACCGGCATCACAAATACGCACGCATCGCTGCCCGGTTCGCCCGTGAAGCAACCCAACGCCGGCGCGCTCGTCCGCATACCGCCCGACGGCAAGGGCTGCGAAGTCGTCGCGCACGGCTTCCGCAATCCCTACGACCTCGACTTCAACGCGCACGGCGCCGTGTTCACCTACGACGCCGACGGCGAGCGCGACCACCATCTGCCGTGGTATTCCGGTTCGCGCATGTTCGACATCGCGACGGGCGCGCATCACGGCTGGATCCTGCGGGGCTGGTCGCACGCCTGGAACCGTCCCGAGGCGTGGTTCGACAACACCGACCGGCTGTGGGAAGTCGGCCGCGGCTCGCCCACCGGCGTGACCGTCTATCGCCACCGTGCCTTTCCCGCCCCCTATCACGAGGGCCTCTTCGCCATCTGCTGGACCTACGGCCGCATCTACTTCTTCCCGCTTGCGCGGCACGGCTCGACCTACGAAACCAAGATGGAAATCTTCATGGAGACCGCGGGGGATGTCGGCTTCGCGCCGACCGACTTGTGCGTCGCGCCGAACGGCGACCTGCTCGTGAGCATCGGCGGGCGCGGCACGGTCGGCAGCGTGTTCCGGGTCCGATACACGGGCAAACTTCCGCCCACGCCGAAAGCTGGTTCGCCGGTGCGCGAAGTTCTGCAAGCCGCGCAACCGCTCGCAAGCTGGTCGCGCACGGAGTGGATTCCGAAGGCTCGCACCCTCGGCAAGGAAGCGTTCGAGAACGCCGCGCTCGATGCGAAGCAGCCGCAACTCGAGCGCATCCGCGCGCTCGAAGTGCTCGTCGAGTTGTTTGGTGGCGTGACGCCCCTGCTCGCGGCGCAAGTCGCCGATGGCAAAGACGCCGAAGTCACCGCGCGCGCCGTGTGGGCCGTGTCGCGCAGCGCGGACAGCGCGGCGTCACGCGAGTTCATCGCCTCGATGACGCGACGCGACGACCCGCGCATCGCCCGCGCGGCGTGGGAGGCGATTCTCTCATTCGCACCCGGCTTCAGCCGGGTGGAAGGGTCGGCCGAAGCAGCAAAGCCGCTTCAGCGGCTTCCCACCGACACGACGCCCCGCACCGGGCTGAAGCCCGGTGCTCATGAGAGGCCAGTGACTCCCGACTGGTATCGCGGCCTCGGGTCCGACGACCGTCGTGTGCGGCAGGCCGCCGTGCTCGCCGCGCGCGGATCCGGACTCGACAGCGTCGCCGCGACAACGCCGCCTGCACGGCTCACTGACCAGCAGCGGCTCGGCATGTTCAAGGTGTTCGGCCCGCATCGCGCCGATGTGAAGGACTGGCAGGAGCAATTCGTTCACGGTTGCCTTTTCGTCGCGACGCGGAGCCCTGACATTGCGGCGCGCCTCGACGCGGTTCGCCTGCTTCAAATCGCCCTCGGCGACCTCAAGCTGATGCAGGACAAGCCTGACACGCATGACGGATTCGCCGCTGCAAACAGCGACGCCGTCCCCGAGCCGTTGCGGCGCGAAATGGCCGAACGCCTCGCGCCCGCTTTCCCGACCGGCGACCGCCGGCTCGACCGCGAACTCGGCCGCGTGCTCGGCATGGTCGGCGTGGACGTGCCCGGTCTCGTCGAGCGCGTCGTCAGCAAGTGGTCGTATGGGTCGCCGGTCGAGGACGACATCCACTTCCTGATGGTCGCGTCGCGGCTGCCGGGCGCGAGAACGGCGGACCTCACGAAGCGGACCGCGTTCGCCGTCGCGGCGTTGCAACACAAGATGCGCACGGACCGGAAAGAACCGAGCCGCTTCTGGCCGTCGCGGGTGGCGGACATGGTCACGAGACTGTTTCAACGCGACCCGGCCCTCGGCAGCGCGCTCGTGGCGTCCCCCCATTTCGACCTCGCCGACCACGCGGTGCTCGCGGCGCGA
This window of the Verrucomicrobiota bacterium genome carries:
- a CDS encoding c-type cytochrome; translated protein: IPVRRLVLAASLALTFTALASRAAVSQGFRVPEGFEVSRFAGDELAHDIFSMTLDSKGRVVVASKDWIKVLHDTDGDGRADKATVFLNGPKSGAHGMYFDGHDLICDGDNGVRRWFDRDGDGVADGDSALFIRTERDGEHSANGIVKGPDGWFYMIGGNDTGITNTHASLPGSPVKQPNAGALVRIPPDGKGCEVVAHGFRNPYDLDFNAHGAVFTYDADGERDHHLPWYSGSRMFDIATGAHHGWILRGWSHAWNRPEAWFDNTDRLWEVGRGSPTGVTVYRHRAFPAPYHEGLFAICWTYGRIYFFPLARHGSTYETKMEIFMETAGDVGFAPTDLCVAPNGDLLVSIGGRGTVGSVFRVRYTGKLPPTPKAGSPVREVLQAAQPLASWSRTEWIPKARTLGKEAFENAALDAKQPQLERIRALEVLVELFGGVTPLLAAQVADGKDAEVTARAVWAVSRSADSAASREFIASMTRRDDPRIARAAWEAILSFAPGFSRVEGSAEAAKPLQRLPTDTTPRTGLKPGAHERPVTPDWYRGLGSDDRRVRQAAVLAARGSGLDSVAATTPPARLTDQQRLGMFKVFGPHRADVKDWQEQFVHGCLFVATRSPDIAARLDAVRLLQIALGDLKLMQDKPDTHDGFAAANSDAVPEPLRREMAERLAPAFPTGDRRLDRELGRVLGMVGVDVPGLVERVVSKWSYGSPVEDDIHFLMVASRLPGARTADLTKRTAFAVAALQHKMRTDRKEPSRFWPSRVADMVTRLFQRDPALGSALVASPHFDLADHAVLAARLADADKPAAARQLARATEWTPELIEFLAVLPDDELLPLLRAQWGHANLRDAITLVLARAPRADDRDRFVTALGSFQPAVVERAARVLAGVSGRVTPSDIATAVTALRRACSQPREKATRDALTSLVSGWAAQTFTIAEGGDFLNAHAAVFEWFAATYPRESAALGGGEDVASFLRRLPGINWDAADATRGQRLFEERACHRCHASSTRVGPDLAGVTSRLSREDLFIAILDPNRDISPAYLPKLVTTKSGATHTGFMVYDSPTAKLVQTGPDTTVRLTGEEIASVRDARVSIMPGGLLAGLKDGEIADLYAFMKAARKK